One genomic segment of Mycolicibacterium chubuense NBB4 includes these proteins:
- a CDS encoding NAD(P)-dependent alcohol dehydrogenase, with protein MPATTAALSFAPDDPFVVTDVLVDEPRDDEILVRIEAAGICHTDLVNRGAGTPDRPVLLGHEGTGVVESVGAEVTTARPGDRVVLTFRSCGRCPNCTAARPAYCRDALRLNHFGRREDGTARVTAGGAAVLDGFFGQSSLAGYALASADNTVVVGPDVNPVIAGPLGCGFQTGAGAVLNLLNPRAGSALVVFGGGAVGLAGMLAALSADVGTVVVVEPSPQRRALAESLGATAALAPGEHTVNALRETTGGGADHALDTTGRPEVLAAAVSALAVGGSAVAVGLGAGVPHIDLRDLVLRGKTVHGCLEGDSIPATFIPHLLELHARGRLPLERLVTAFPHDQINEALAAQHAGDVVKPVLTW; from the coding sequence ATGCCGGCCACCACCGCAGCTCTGTCCTTCGCGCCCGACGACCCGTTCGTCGTCACCGACGTGCTCGTCGACGAACCCCGCGACGACGAGATCCTGGTCCGCATCGAGGCCGCCGGAATCTGCCACACCGATCTGGTCAATCGTGGTGCGGGGACGCCGGATCGCCCGGTGCTGCTGGGCCATGAGGGCACCGGTGTGGTCGAGTCGGTCGGCGCGGAGGTCACCACGGCCCGGCCCGGGGACCGCGTGGTGCTGACCTTCCGGTCCTGCGGGCGGTGCCCCAACTGCACCGCCGCGCGCCCGGCCTACTGTCGGGATGCGTTGCGGCTCAACCATTTCGGACGACGAGAGGACGGAACCGCACGGGTCACGGCCGGCGGCGCGGCGGTCCTCGACGGTTTCTTCGGCCAGTCGAGCCTGGCCGGCTACGCGCTGGCGTCCGCGGACAACACCGTGGTGGTCGGTCCCGACGTGAACCCGGTGATCGCCGGCCCGCTCGGGTGCGGATTCCAGACCGGCGCCGGAGCCGTGCTCAACCTCCTGAACCCCCGCGCCGGGAGCGCCCTGGTCGTATTCGGCGGCGGCGCAGTGGGTTTGGCCGGCATGCTGGCGGCGCTGTCCGCCGACGTGGGGACCGTGGTCGTGGTCGAACCCTCGCCGCAGCGCCGGGCGCTGGCCGAGAGTCTGGGCGCGACCGCCGCCCTCGCTCCCGGTGAGCACACCGTGAACGCGTTACGCGAGACCACCGGTGGGGGAGCCGACCATGCGCTCGACACCACAGGCCGTCCCGAGGTGCTCGCGGCGGCCGTCTCCGCGCTGGCGGTCGGCGGGTCCGCGGTCGCGGTCGGCCTCGGTGCCGGTGTGCCGCACATCGACCTGCGCGACCTCGTGCTGCGGGGCAAGACCGTGCACGGCTGCCTCGAGGGGGATTCGATTCCCGCCACCTTCATCCCGCATCTGCTCGAACTGCACGCACGGGGGCGGCTACCCCTCGAGCGGCTGGTGACAGCGTTCCCGCACGACCAGATCAACGAGGCGCTGGCCGCCCAGCACGCCGGCGACGTGGTGAAACCCGTGCTCACCTGGTGA
- a CDS encoding TetR/AcrR family transcriptional regulator: protein MSESAVTSGTSNGMSRREELLAVATKLFAARGYHGTRMDDVADAVGLNKATVYHYYASKSLILYDIYKGAADFTVDALHDDPTASARETIYHFTRRLLVGIASDIERAAVYFQEGPYITEWFTEEQVAYIREKETQVYEHVRDVIDRGIASGEFYACDSHVLALGYIGMTLGSYRWLRPHGRRTAQEIAVEFSTALLRGLIRDETVREHSPLGVEVDADTSA from the coding sequence ATGTCTGAATCCGCAGTCACCTCCGGGACGTCCAACGGGATGTCCCGCCGCGAGGAACTGCTCGCCGTGGCCACCAAGCTGTTCGCCGCGAGGGGATATCACGGCACCCGCATGGACGACGTCGCCGACGCCGTCGGGCTGAACAAGGCGACGGTGTACCACTACTACGCCAGCAAGTCGCTGATCCTCTACGACATCTACAAGGGCGCCGCCGATTTCACCGTCGACGCGCTGCACGACGATCCCACGGCGTCGGCGCGCGAGACGATCTACCACTTCACGCGCCGGCTGCTGGTCGGCATCGCCAGCGACATCGAGCGCGCGGCGGTGTACTTCCAGGAGGGCCCCTACATCACCGAGTGGTTCACCGAGGAACAGGTGGCCTACATCCGGGAGAAGGAGACCCAGGTCTACGAACACGTCCGCGACGTGATCGACCGCGGGATCGCCAGCGGCGAGTTCTATGCGTGCGACTCGCACGTCCTCGCGCTCGGCTACATCGGTATGACGCTCGGCTCGTACCGCTGGCTGCGCCCGCACGGCAGGCGCACCGCCCAGGAGATCGCCGTCGAGTTCAGCACCGCGCTGCTGCGCGGGCTGATCCGAGACGAGACGGTCCGGGAGCATTCGCCGCTGGGCGTCGAGGTCGACGCCGACACCTCGGCGTGA
- a CDS encoding DUF72 domain-containing protein produces the protein MTIRIGTSGWSYNHWSGVLYERGLPSGQRLARYAAEFDTVELNGSFYRWPSDEWFARWRDQLPPGFVMAVKAARGLTHARRLRSPEVWIERMHRGWAVLGDRAGPLLVQLHPAFERDEVSSARLGDFLAAMPAEIPVAVEFRHPSWDDAAVYDLLEKHGAAYVVMSGAGLPCVLKATATFVYVRLHGPDPGALYGGSYSSDDLRWWAERIREWDAQGRDVLAFFNNDLGGNAVRNARELRSNLFG, from the coding sequence GTGACAATCCGCATCGGCACGTCCGGCTGGTCCTACAACCACTGGTCGGGGGTGCTCTACGAACGGGGCCTGCCGTCCGGGCAGCGCCTGGCCCGGTACGCGGCCGAGTTCGACACCGTCGAACTCAACGGCAGCTTCTACCGCTGGCCGTCCGATGAGTGGTTCGCGCGCTGGCGCGACCAGCTGCCGCCTGGATTCGTGATGGCGGTGAAGGCGGCCCGCGGCCTCACCCATGCGCGCCGACTGCGTTCACCCGAGGTCTGGATCGAGCGGATGCACCGTGGCTGGGCGGTGCTGGGGGATCGGGCGGGCCCGCTGCTGGTGCAGCTCCACCCGGCCTTCGAGCGCGACGAAGTCTCATCAGCCCGGCTCGGCGACTTCCTCGCCGCCATGCCCGCCGAAATCCCGGTGGCGGTCGAGTTCCGGCACCCGTCCTGGGACGACGCGGCGGTGTACGACCTGCTCGAGAAGCACGGCGCCGCCTACGTCGTGATGAGCGGAGCGGGCCTGCCGTGCGTCCTGAAGGCGACGGCGACCTTCGTGTACGTGCGACTGCACGGGCCCGATCCCGGTGCGCTGTACGGGGGCTCGTACAGCTCCGACGACCTGCGGTGGTGGGCGGAGCGAATCCGCGAATGGGACGCGCAGGGCCGCGACGTGTTGGCGTTCTTCAACAACGACCTGGGTGGGAACGCGGTGCGCAATGCGCGGGAGCTGCGGTCGAACCTGTTCGGCTGA
- a CDS encoding SRPBCC family protein, with protein MPLVSKTVEVAASAEAIMAIVADFESYPFWNEEIKGCWVLARYDDGRPSQLRLDVVVQGQSGTFISAVYYPGENQIYTVLQQGDHFEKQEQRFSVVAMGPTSLLTVDLDVETKLAIPKPMVKKAVGETLDYLADNLKKRAEQLAAT; from the coding sequence ATGCCGCTGGTGAGTAAGACGGTCGAAGTCGCGGCCTCTGCCGAGGCGATCATGGCGATCGTCGCCGACTTCGAGAGCTACCCGTTCTGGAACGAAGAGATCAAGGGCTGCTGGGTGCTGGCCCGCTACGACGACGGACGGCCCAGCCAGTTGCGGCTCGACGTGGTGGTGCAGGGGCAGTCGGGCACGTTCATCTCGGCTGTCTACTACCCGGGCGAGAACCAGATCTACACGGTCCTCCAGCAGGGCGACCACTTCGAGAAGCAGGAGCAGCGGTTCTCGGTCGTGGCGATGGGACCGACCTCCTTGCTGACCGTCGACCTCGATGTGGAGACGAAGCTCGCGATCCCCAAGCCCATGGTCAAGAAGGCGGTCGGGGAGACGCTGGACTACCTGGCGGACAACCTGAAGAAGCGCGCGGAGCAGCTCGCGGCGACTTAG
- a CDS encoding GntR family transcriptional regulator, translating to MIAPARTRPSGGVRREQLSDEVAGRLRVEIMTGALRPGSFIRLDETAARLGVSITPVREALRTLRGEGMVELEPHRGHRVVPLSRADIEDIFWLQSTIARELAATAARRITDEEIDELARLNAQLAQAVERQDSNAVALAEFAFHRAFNRASGRIKLAWFLLHATRYLPPQLFATDRTWGAAAVASHDQLIAALRGRDVDTVVDLTTGQFTDGLARLLAWLDRVGLWA from the coding sequence ATGATCGCGCCTGCCAGAACGCGTCCTTCAGGAGGTGTCCGGCGGGAGCAGCTGTCCGATGAGGTCGCCGGCCGGCTGCGGGTGGAGATCATGACGGGTGCGCTGCGCCCGGGCTCGTTCATCCGGCTCGACGAGACGGCCGCGCGGCTCGGCGTGAGCATCACCCCGGTGCGCGAGGCGCTTCGGACGCTGAGGGGCGAAGGCATGGTCGAGCTCGAGCCGCACCGCGGGCATCGCGTGGTCCCGCTCTCCCGCGCCGACATCGAGGACATCTTCTGGCTGCAGTCGACGATCGCCCGGGAGCTGGCGGCGACGGCCGCCCGCCGGATCACCGACGAGGAGATCGACGAGCTGGCCCGGCTGAATGCCCAGCTGGCGCAGGCGGTCGAGCGTCAGGATTCCAACGCGGTGGCGCTGGCCGAGTTTGCCTTCCACCGGGCGTTCAACCGGGCCAGCGGCCGGATCAAGCTGGCGTGGTTCCTCCTGCACGCCACCAGGTACCTGCCTCCGCAGCTGTTCGCGACCGATCGGACATGGGGCGCGGCGGCGGTGGCGAGTCACGATCAGTTGATCGCCGCGCTGCGCGGGCGAGACGTGGACACGGTGGTGGACTTGACCACGGGACAGTTCACCGACGGCCTGGCGCGGTTGCTGGCGTGGCTGGACCGGGTGGGTCTGTGGGCCTGA
- the fadD5 gene encoding fatty-acid--CoA ligase FadD5 produces the protein MTDPAGPSGLVTEQPYLARRQNWTNQLARHALMQPAATALRFLGQTTTWADLDHRVSALARALHSHGVEAGDRVLILMLNRPEFIESFLAINKLGAIAVPVNFRMTPSEIAYLVSDCEARVVITESVLAKVATAVRDLDPTLATVIVAGGAGDDGTLHYDELLSAEHPGHPVVDIPNDSPALIMYTSGTTGRPKGAVLTHANLNGQAMTHLFTNGVDLNTDVGFIGVPLFHIAGIGNTIFGLLLGRPTVVYPLGAFNPGELLDVLAAEAVTGIFLVPAQWQAVCAEQRARPRDLRLRVLSWGAAPASDTLLREMAETFPGAQILAAFGQTEMSPVTCMLLGDDAIRKLGSVGKVIPTVAARIVDEDMNDVPVGQVGEIVYRAPTLMAGYWNNPQATAEAFAGGWFHSGDLVRQDEDGYIWVVDRKKDMIISGGENIYCAEVENVLASHPAIVEVAVIGRPHPKWGEVPVAVAVVRSSLESAASATLELDHLEEFLTARLARYKHPKALEVIDALPRNPAGKVLKTELRTRFGADGGIDARESASPPTVSTGSQQV, from the coding sequence TTGACCGATCCCGCTGGCCCATCCGGCCTGGTGACCGAGCAGCCCTATCTGGCCCGCCGCCAGAACTGGACCAACCAACTCGCGCGGCACGCGTTGATGCAACCCGCGGCCACCGCGCTGCGGTTCCTCGGACAGACCACGACGTGGGCCGACCTCGACCACCGGGTGAGCGCCCTGGCGCGCGCGCTGCACAGTCACGGCGTCGAGGCCGGCGATCGCGTGCTCATCCTGATGCTCAACCGGCCGGAGTTCATCGAGTCGTTCCTCGCGATCAACAAACTCGGCGCCATCGCCGTCCCGGTGAACTTCCGGATGACGCCGTCGGAGATCGCCTACCTGGTGTCCGACTGCGAGGCCCGTGTGGTCATCACCGAGTCGGTGCTCGCCAAGGTCGCCACCGCGGTGCGCGACCTCGACCCCACCCTCGCCACCGTCATCGTCGCCGGCGGGGCGGGCGACGACGGCACGCTCCACTACGACGAACTGCTGTCGGCCGAGCATCCCGGCCATCCCGTGGTGGACATCCCCAACGATTCGCCCGCCCTGATCATGTACACCTCCGGGACCACGGGCAGACCCAAAGGTGCTGTGCTCACGCACGCCAACCTCAACGGCCAGGCGATGACCCACCTGTTCACCAATGGCGTGGACCTCAACACCGACGTCGGGTTCATCGGGGTGCCGTTGTTCCACATCGCCGGGATCGGCAACACGATCTTCGGTCTTCTCCTCGGCCGGCCCACGGTCGTCTATCCGCTCGGCGCCTTCAACCCGGGTGAGCTGCTCGACGTGCTCGCGGCCGAGGCGGTCACCGGGATCTTCCTGGTTCCCGCCCAGTGGCAGGCGGTCTGCGCCGAACAACGCGCGCGCCCACGGGATCTGCGGCTGCGGGTGCTGTCGTGGGGGGCGGCGCCCGCCTCGGACACGTTGTTGCGCGAGATGGCCGAGACGTTCCCCGGCGCCCAGATCCTGGCCGCCTTCGGCCAGACCGAGATGTCTCCGGTCACCTGCATGCTGTTGGGCGACGACGCCATCCGCAAGCTCGGCTCGGTGGGCAAGGTGATCCCGACCGTGGCCGCACGCATCGTCGACGAGGACATGAACGACGTCCCCGTGGGTCAGGTCGGCGAGATCGTCTACCGCGCACCCACACTCATGGCCGGTTACTGGAACAACCCCCAGGCCACCGCGGAGGCCTTCGCGGGGGGCTGGTTCCACTCCGGTGACCTCGTGCGGCAGGACGAGGACGGTTACATCTGGGTGGTCGACCGTAAGAAGGACATGATCATCTCCGGCGGCGAGAACATTTACTGCGCCGAGGTCGAGAACGTCCTGGCGTCGCACCCCGCCATCGTCGAGGTCGCCGTCATCGGCCGCCCCCACCCCAAGTGGGGAGAGGTGCCCGTTGCTGTGGCCGTCGTGCGGAGTTCGCTGGAATCGGCGGCCTCGGCGACGCTCGAACTGGACCATCTGGAAGAGTTCCTGACCGCCCGGCTCGCCCGGTACAAGCACCCCAAGGCGCTCGAAGTCATCGACGCGCTGCCCCGCAATCCCGCGGGCAAGGTGCTCAAGACGGAACTGCGAACCCGCTTCGGCGCCGACGGTGGGATTGACGCTCGCGAAAGTGCGTCTCCGCCAACGGTTTCGACTGGATCGCAGCAGGTGTAG
- a CDS encoding MlaE family ABC transporter permease has protein sequence MTANSNLTGYVRDQVRPGLVAVGGFVRMCVLVGKALMRPPFQWREFILQSWFLLTVAFLPTVAVSIPLTVLLIFTLNILLTQFGAADISGAGAALGAVTQLGPLVTVLVVAGAGSTAICADLGARTIREEIDALEVLGIDPIHRLVVPRVIASTFVAMLLNGAVITIGLVGGFIFGVYLQNVSAGAYVSTLTLVTGLPEVLISLIKALTFGLIAGLVGCYRGLTTGGGAKGVGTAVNETLVLCVIALFAVNVVLTTIGVKFGTGR, from the coding sequence GTGACGGCGAATTCCAACCTGACGGGCTACGTGCGCGATCAGGTCCGCCCAGGCCTGGTGGCCGTCGGCGGCTTCGTGCGGATGTGCGTCCTGGTCGGCAAGGCACTGATGCGCCCGCCGTTCCAGTGGCGCGAATTCATCCTCCAGAGCTGGTTCCTGCTGACGGTGGCGTTCCTGCCCACCGTCGCGGTGTCCATCCCGCTCACCGTGCTGCTGATCTTCACGCTCAACATCCTGCTGACGCAGTTCGGTGCTGCGGACATCTCCGGTGCCGGTGCGGCTCTGGGTGCGGTCACCCAGCTCGGCCCGCTGGTGACGGTGCTCGTCGTCGCCGGCGCCGGATCGACGGCGATCTGCGCCGACCTCGGCGCCCGGACGATCCGCGAGGAGATCGACGCGCTCGAGGTGCTCGGCATCGACCCGATCCACCGGCTCGTGGTGCCGCGCGTCATCGCGTCGACCTTCGTCGCGATGCTGCTCAACGGCGCGGTCATCACCATCGGCCTGGTCGGCGGCTTCATCTTTGGCGTGTACCTGCAGAACGTCTCCGCAGGCGCCTACGTGTCGACGCTGACGTTGGTGACCGGCCTGCCGGAGGTACTGATCTCGCTCATCAAGGCGCTGACCTTCGGCCTGATCGCCGGACTGGTCGGGTGCTATCGCGGGCTGACGACCGGGGGAGGCGCCAAGGGCGTCGGCACGGCCGTCAACGAGACCCTGGTGCTCTGCGTGATCGCGCTGTTCGCGGTCAACGTCGTCCTGACGACGATCGGTGTCAAATTCGGAACGGGGCGCTGA
- a CDS encoding MlaE family ABC transporter permease, whose protein sequence is MSTAAVLRARFPRGAATAQRLAGAPARGLDSLGHVAWFVVTAVGSIGHAVRYYRKEMLRLIAEIGMGTGAMAVVGGTVAIVGFVTLSGSSLVAIQGFASLGNIGVEAFTGFFAALINVRIAAPVVAGQALAATVGAGATAELGAMRISEEIDALEVMGIKSISYLVSTRIVAGFIVIIPLYAMAIIMSFLSAQVTTTLFYGQSTGTYEHYFRTFLRPDDVFWSFVQAVIISIIVMLNHCYYGFYASGGPVGVGEAVGRSMRASLIAIVCVVLFASLALYGVDPNFNLTV, encoded by the coding sequence GTGTCCACCGCCGCAGTACTGCGCGCCCGGTTCCCCCGCGGCGCCGCCACCGCCCAGCGACTGGCCGGCGCTCCCGCGCGGGGCCTCGACTCGCTGGGACACGTCGCCTGGTTCGTCGTCACCGCGGTCGGCTCCATCGGCCACGCGGTGCGCTACTACCGCAAGGAGATGCTGCGGCTCATCGCCGAGATCGGCATGGGCACCGGCGCCATGGCGGTCGTCGGCGGCACCGTGGCCATCGTCGGCTTCGTCACGCTGTCGGGGTCCTCGCTGGTGGCCATCCAGGGGTTCGCCTCGTTGGGCAACATCGGTGTCGAGGCGTTCACCGGCTTCTTCGCGGCGCTGATCAACGTCCGCATCGCCGCCCCCGTCGTCGCCGGGCAGGCGCTGGCCGCGACAGTGGGTGCCGGCGCGACGGCCGAACTCGGCGCCATGCGGATCAGCGAGGAGATCGACGCGCTCGAGGTGATGGGCATCAAGTCCATCTCCTATCTGGTCTCGACGCGCATCGTGGCCGGCTTCATCGTGATCATCCCGCTCTACGCGATGGCGATCATCATGTCGTTCCTGTCGGCTCAGGTCACCACCACACTGTTCTACGGACAGTCGACCGGTACCTACGAGCACTACTTCCGGACCTTCCTGCGGCCGGACGACGTGTTCTGGTCGTTCGTCCAAGCCGTCATCATCTCGATCATCGTGATGCTCAACCACTGCTACTACGGCTTCTACGCCAGCGGCGGTCCGGTCGGAGTGGGTGAGGCCGTGGGCCGTTCGATGCGCGCCTCCCTGATCGCGATCGTCTGTGTCGTCCTGTTCGCTTCGTTGGCGCTCTACGGCGTCGACCCGAACTTCAACCTGACGGTGTAG
- a CDS encoding MCE family protein: MTAPMNAKRQPPYKIAGLVLAIVTIVVLVLVYLQFRGDFLPRTKLTMMAARSGLSMDPGAKVTYNGVEIGRVGQVDQVNVGDEPRAKIILEVNPKYLHLIPRNVVAKISATTVFGNKYVSFTAPKDPTKARIDSSDVIDVTSVTTEFNTLFETVVEVASQVDPIKLNQTLTATAQALDGLGDRFGQSIVNGNQILSEINPRMPQLRRDNQLLGSLADVYAKASPDLFDGLQNAVTTARTLNEQQGNVDQALMASVGFGNTGGDVFERGGPYLTRGAADLIPTSALLDKYSPMLFCTIRNFHDVEPKIASSLGGNGYSLRTHSEILGASNPYVYPDNLPRVNAKGGPEGKPGCWQPITRDLWPAPYLVMDTGASIAPYNHFELGQPILTEYVWGRQVGENTINP, from the coding sequence ATGACGGCACCCATGAACGCCAAGCGGCAGCCGCCGTACAAGATCGCCGGGCTGGTGCTCGCGATCGTCACGATCGTCGTGCTCGTCCTGGTGTACCTGCAGTTCCGCGGCGACTTCCTGCCACGCACCAAGCTGACGATGATGGCCGCCCGGTCCGGTCTGTCGATGGATCCCGGCGCGAAGGTCACCTACAACGGCGTGGAGATCGGCCGCGTCGGGCAGGTCGACCAGGTCAACGTCGGCGACGAGCCGAGGGCGAAGATCATCCTCGAGGTCAATCCCAAATACCTGCACCTCATCCCGCGCAACGTCGTCGCCAAGATCAGCGCCACCACGGTGTTCGGCAACAAGTACGTGTCGTTCACCGCGCCGAAGGACCCGACGAAGGCCCGCATCGACAGCTCCGACGTCATCGACGTCACGTCGGTGACCACGGAGTTCAACACGCTGTTCGAGACCGTGGTGGAGGTGGCCAGCCAGGTCGACCCGATCAAGCTGAACCAGACGCTGACCGCCACGGCGCAGGCGCTCGACGGGCTGGGTGACCGGTTCGGTCAGTCCATCGTCAACGGCAACCAGATCCTGTCCGAGATCAACCCGCGGATGCCGCAGCTGCGTCGCGACAACCAGCTGCTCGGCAGCCTCGCCGACGTGTACGCCAAGGCTTCGCCCGATCTGTTCGACGGCCTGCAGAACGCCGTGACCACCGCCCGCACCCTCAACGAGCAGCAGGGCAACGTCGACCAGGCGCTGATGGCGTCGGTGGGGTTCGGTAACACCGGCGGCGACGTCTTCGAGCGCGGCGGGCCCTACCTGACCCGGGGTGCCGCGGACCTGATCCCGACGTCGGCTCTGCTCGACAAGTACAGCCCGATGCTGTTCTGCACGATCCGCAACTTCCACGACGTGGAGCCCAAGATCGCCTCGTCGCTCGGCGGCAACGGCTACTCGCTGCGCACCCACTCCGAGATCCTGGGCGCGTCGAACCCGTACGTCTACCCGGACAACCTGCCGAGGGTGAACGCCAAGGGCGGCCCGGAGGGCAAGCCCGGCTGCTGGCAGCCGATCACCCGCGACCTGTGGCCGGCGCCGTACCTGGTGATGGACACCGGTGCGTCGATCGCCCCCTACAACCACTTCGAACTCGGCCAACCGATCCTCACCGAGTACGTGTGGGGACGCCAAGTCGGGGAGAACACGATCAACCCATGA